In the Brassica napus cultivar Da-Ae chromosome A7, Da-Ae, whole genome shotgun sequence genome, one interval contains:
- the LOC106357309 gene encoding mitochondrial import inner membrane translocase subunit TIM13-like produces the protein MDFSSPSPPMGSGQSPEALMEQVQAQLQQAYAEELIETLRGKCFDKCVTKPGSSLSSGESSCVSRCVDRYIEAMGIVSRSLFSQQR, from the coding sequence atggatttctCATCTCCGTCGCCGCCGATGGGTAGTGGTCAATCTCCGGAAGCATTGATGGAACAGGTGCAGGCGCAGCTACAACAAGCTTACGCGGAGGAGTTGATAGAGACACTGAGAGGAAAATGCTTTGATAAATGTGTAACAAAGCCAGGATCAAGCCTTAGCAGTGGCGAGAGTAGCTGCGTCTCTAGATGCGTTGATCGTTACATTGAAGCCATGGGTATCGTTAGCCGTTCTCTCTTCTCCCAACAACGTTGA